The Agromyces mariniharenae sequence CGTCGCCGGCTTCGAACGGAGCTGACGATGGCGACGGCCGCGATCCCCACGCTGCGTGACGGGGACGTCACTCTGCGGCCGATCCGCGCGCGCGACGCCAAGGTGCTCGAGCGCGTGCTGCTCGACAACCGCTCGTGGCTGCGCCAGTGGGAGGCGACCTACCCCGGCGGCGGCACGGTGATCGACACGCGCGCGAGCATCCGCAACCTGCTCGCCCACGCCCGCACCGGGCACGCGCTGCCGTTCGTCATCGAGGTCGACGGCGAGCTCGTCGGCCAGCTCAACGTGTCGTCGATCACCTTCGGCTCGCTGTCGTCGGCGACGATCGGCTACTGGGTGTCGCAGGCCCACGCCGGCCGCGGCATCACGCCGACCGCCGTCGCCCTCGCGACCGACTACTGCTTCTCCACGCTGCGCCTGCACCGCATGGAGATCTGCATCCGTCCCGAGAACGCCCCGTCGCTGCGCGTCGTCGAGAAGCTCGGCTTCCGCTACGAGGGCCTGCGGCGGCGGTTCATCCACATCAACGGCGACTGGCGCGACCACTTCTCGTTCGCGCTCGTGGCCGAGGAGGTGCCGCGCGGCGTGCTGCGCCGCTGGCACGAGGGACGCGTGCCCGAGGACGCCGCCCGCATCAGCGCGGAGGACCGTGCGGCCGCCGCGTACCCGCTGCACGTCGCCGATCGCTGAACACGCGCGCGTCCAGCAGGCCCATCCGCCCGCGTTGTCCTAGCGTGGTCGCATGGACGTGATCGGCGGGGGCGTGCTGGTGGCAGCGGCCGCCGCGCTCTGGATCGCGTACCTCCTGCCGAGCTGGCTGCGCCGTCGGCAGTACCTCGCGACCGAGCGCAATGCGGTTCGGCTGCAGCAGACGCTGCGCATCCTCGCGGAGACCGCCGAGACGCCCGAGGCCGTGCGCGTCGAGGCCACCGCGCGCGAGGTCGCGACGCAGCAGCGCATCCTGCACGAGCACGAGGTCACCGCCCGGCTCGCCGCCGAGGCGGCCGAGCACCTCGCGATCGCCGAGCGGCGCGCCGCCGAGGAGGCGGCCGAGGCCGCACGCGAGCTGGCCGCGTCGGCCGCGCCCGTCACCGAGCCGATCCCGACGGTCGCGTCGGTGCCGTCGTCGGCGCCGTCGGTCACCGCGACGGATGCCGCGGATCGCCGCCGCTCCCTGCGCCGCCGCCGTGGGCTGAGTTCGCTGCTCCTGCTCGCCGGACTGCTCACCGTCGTCGGCGGACTCGTCGCGGCGGCGTTCGGCGCGTCCCTGCTCATCGTGGCCGGCGGCGCGCTCGCCGTGGCGCTCGCGTTCACGTTCCTCG is a genomic window containing:
- a CDS encoding GNAT family N-acetyltransferase, whose translation is MATAAIPTLRDGDVTLRPIRARDAKVLERVLLDNRSWLRQWEATYPGGGTVIDTRASIRNLLAHARTGHALPFVIEVDGELVGQLNVSSITFGSLSSATIGYWVSQAHAGRGITPTAVALATDYCFSTLRLHRMEICIRPENAPSLRVVEKLGFRYEGLRRRFIHINGDWRDHFSFALVAEEVPRGVLRRWHEGRVPEDAARISAEDRAAAAYPLHVADR